In Candidatus Eremiobacteraceae bacterium, a single genomic region encodes these proteins:
- a CDS encoding Tim44 domain-containing protein, with amino-acid sequence MMEFLRFLWGAYWRVSPSYFAQTDLMPDTSPLGPDLASQPMWQKARQQIDALQKIDPDFNEFAFMDYAARAYVQATLAQGAMDLSGARDVVTPEFAVRLAAKIDTWKNEGFRRVISGLKLDGTTLFKVALDGISESLVVRMAGTAVRYTLDTATGVAAEGSIQSETFTEFATFVRPTGTVTPKTAQLGGPTHCPSCGAPAPMSATKCAFCNTPLTPSAAPWLLDHVSQSAYT; translated from the coding sequence ATGATGGAATTTTTAAGATTCCTGTGGGGCGCATATTGGCGTGTCTCACCGAGCTACTTCGCCCAGACCGATTTGATGCCCGATACGTCGCCGTTGGGTCCCGACCTCGCGTCACAGCCGATGTGGCAAAAGGCACGCCAGCAAATCGATGCGCTGCAAAAAATCGACCCTGATTTCAACGAGTTTGCGTTTATGGACTACGCCGCCAGAGCGTATGTCCAAGCTACGTTGGCCCAAGGCGCGATGGATCTGAGCGGAGCGCGCGATGTCGTGACACCCGAGTTCGCGGTGCGACTAGCGGCGAAGATCGACACGTGGAAAAATGAGGGATTCCGCCGAGTGATCAGCGGTCTGAAGCTCGACGGCACCACGCTCTTCAAAGTCGCGCTCGATGGGATTTCCGAATCGTTGGTCGTGCGGATGGCCGGCACTGCTGTTCGCTATACGCTGGACACGGCAACAGGCGTCGCGGCTGAAGGTAGTATTCAAAGCGAGACTTTCACCGAGTTCGCAACATTCGTCCGGCCAACCGGCACTGTCACGCCGAAAACGGCACAACTCGGCGGACCGACACACTGTCCGTCGTGCGGCGCGCCGGCGCCGATGTCCGCCACGAAGTGCGCGTTCTGCAACACGCCGCTCACGCCGTCCGCCGCCCCATGGCTGCTCGACCACGTGAGCCAATCCGCCTACACGTAG
- a CDS encoding DUF4386 domain-containing protein, whose amino-acid sequence MSADVMTKPASEASPVLTARIAGVFYLLTFLTGGLSLAFGGKVIVSGDAAATAINIMAHVPAVQIDFEADVLVVAWYIAVTALFYVLFKPVNRTVSLLAAFFSLVGCAISGIGCLLDLAPLVVLGGDKYLNVFSTEQLQSLAYMFLKLNGTAHNIPLVFFGFYCLLIGYLVFKSTFMPRTIGVLMALAGLSWLTFLFPPLASFLYPFNLLPGIVGEGSLTVWLLVMGVNAQRWREWAVALN is encoded by the coding sequence GTGAGCGCAGATGTGATGACTAAACCCGCTTCAGAAGCATCGCCGGTTCTCACGGCCCGGATTGCCGGCGTCTTTTATCTGCTCACGTTCTTGACCGGCGGACTTTCTCTCGCCTTTGGCGGCAAGGTTATCGTTTCCGGCGACGCGGCGGCAACTGCGATAAATATCATGGCGCACGTGCCGGCAGTGCAGATCGATTTCGAAGCCGACGTTCTCGTGGTCGCGTGGTACATCGCTGTGACTGCCCTTTTCTACGTGCTATTCAAGCCTGTGAATAGAACCGTCTCTTTGCTCGCTGCGTTCTTCAGCCTCGTGGGATGCGCTATTTCAGGAATTGGCTGCCTCCTTGATCTCGCTCCCTTAGTCGTGTTGGGCGGGGATAAGTATTTGAATGTTTTCTCGACGGAGCAATTGCAGTCGCTTGCGTACATGTTTCTCAAACTGAACGGCACAGCCCACAATATCCCGCTGGTTTTTTTCGGTTTCTATTGCCTCTTGATCGGCTATCTCGTATTCAAATCGACCTTCATGCCTCGAACGATCGGTGTGCTGATGGCGCTTGCCGGTTTGAGTTGGCTGACATTTCTGTTCCCGCCGCTCGCGAGCTTTCTGTATCCGTTCAATCTGTTGCCCGGCATCGTCGGGGAAGGATCGCTGACCGTGTGGCTGCTGGTGATGGGCGTGAACGCGCAACGATGGCGGGAGTGGGCTGTTGCACTAAATTGA
- a CDS encoding metallophosphoesterase family protein, producing the protein MRIAIVSDIHGNRTAFEAVLEDLQQTAPDLILHGGDLADGGASPVEIVDRIRELGWQGVAGNTDEMLWRPESLTEFASQSPKLQPLFAAIAELAAATREALGEERLAWLRDLPRVQVHAPMALVHATPESLWRAPSPDAADAELETTYGPLGQPIAVYAHIHRPYVRNVSGMIVANTGSVSLSYDGDTRASYLLLDGSTPTIRRVEYDLAKELKALSSCGFPHADWIARSLENAAVQMP; encoded by the coding sequence ATGCGCATTGCGATCGTGTCGGATATCCATGGCAATCGAACCGCGTTCGAAGCGGTTCTTGAGGATCTGCAGCAAACCGCACCGGATTTGATCTTGCATGGCGGCGATCTGGCTGACGGCGGCGCGAGCCCTGTTGAAATTGTGGACCGCATCCGCGAGCTTGGCTGGCAAGGCGTGGCCGGCAACACCGATGAGATGCTTTGGCGGCCAGAGTCGCTGACGGAGTTCGCGAGTCAGTCGCCCAAGCTGCAGCCGCTCTTCGCCGCGATCGCGGAACTGGCGGCGGCGACGCGAGAAGCGCTGGGTGAAGAGCGACTCGCGTGGCTTCGCGATCTGCCGCGCGTGCAAGTTCATGCGCCGATGGCGCTGGTTCACGCGACTCCCGAGAGTCTCTGGCGCGCGCCCTCTCCGGATGCCGCCGATGCTGAGTTGGAGACGACGTACGGTCCGCTCGGCCAACCTATTGCCGTTTATGCGCACATCCATCGTCCGTATGTTCGAAACGTATCGGGGATGATCGTCGCCAACACGGGCAGCGTCAGCCTGTCGTACGACGGCGACACGCGTGCTTCGTACTTATTGCTGGACGGGTCTACGCCGACGATTCGGCGCGTGGAGTATGATCTGGCTAAGGAGCTCAAAGCTCTTTCGAGCTGCGGTTTTCCCCACGCCGACTGGATTGCGAGGAGCCTCGAGAACGCCGCCGTCCAAATGCCGTAA